A window of Drosophila sulfurigaster albostrigata strain 15112-1811.04 chromosome X, ASM2355843v2, whole genome shotgun sequence genomic DNA:
TTGaagcaacaattaaaaagcgcgtaatttaataatggatctgaattttgaatttcgatATTAATTTGAGTTGTGTTTTTGACAAGTTTTAATTGCACTCACTGCTGATTGTCGTTGGCACTAAAGTGACGAGCGATGCCATAAGGAATGACAAAGAGCAACGGGGACAACCAGCTGAGTATCTTGAACCAACGCATCACAATCGTATCCTTGACAAAGACCTGCAACAAGAAAGTTACAAAGAAGATGGAGGCGAGGCaaaaataagaacaacaatgaAACGAGATAGAAAGACAGATGAATGATAAGTGATAAATTATGAGAGAGAAAGGcagcatttggcattttgaatatgaatttgaTGCGAAACATAAAAGATGTAAAAATTATGTGGATAAGCACGAAAAGTTAGACGAagctgaaatataaatttcaagaaagctgtgtgtgtatgtgtgtgtgtgtgtggcaagttgcagctgcagttgcagcttgCTTGTGGCAAGTAAATCTAATCAGATATTCACAGCAGTTGTTCATGAAGTATGCAAACTTTCACAGCAATTACACCGATTtgcatgtgaatgtgaatgcgaagtGCTTGAAGCACAGTAACATATAACAGgagacacacacatttacgagtcacattcacacacacacacacagacagagacagacagacacatacCACAACGAGCACCAAGTGGAGATGCAAACCCTCGCAGAACATCCAGAAATAGTTGACCAGCATAAAGTAGTGAACGACCAAGTGAAGAGCAATGCACCAGGGCTGCAAAAGAGCGCACACAACAAAGATACATTATGAATGAACACATTTGTGAGTGTGAACGACTGCTAAATACCGCGcagctaataaaaatatttgaaaaatacagATGTACATTGTTAAACAGCATTTTTTATAAGgtcttattaaaaaatatataatttgacaGCATTTTTAAAAGATCTTATTATTCACTATtgaacaattattataataattcatatttaaatgttttttttttatttttaagtttattagAATCCTATATTCagatatgttttttttattataactaggattttatttactatttaactattattaatgttttattaactaggattttatttattatttaacttttattaatgttttattaatatatattatttaactattatgattattttaccttcaatttatttatatttttaagtttattagaattatttttttcagaAATGTTGATTTAGTTATAATGTATTAAAACAATTCTactgtatttaaaaatatcgcagttatttttataaaaaaaaacataaagaactattttttgtatgcatttttacattttattactttttgcattacattaaattttatatattttttgtattgcattgaattgaacttaaataacaaatttgcaaactgtttctttttttaatttgttttttactattttaaattgtatattttgagatatttatatttttattgaattgaactgcattttaatataataataataatatactttgCAAActgtttattctttttataatattagtttttaattaaaaaaatgttggtttcttttaatttagaaCTTATAAGCttattatagttttatatatagagatgtttttgttacttttataattaatttagcTGTTGTTCTTCTGTTTACTTTGTAAGCAAACACTTTTAGCTTTCAAATTGGTCAGCTCTAGCTTTCAAAAGTTttcaggcagacagacagacagacggacagacggacagacggacgacTGCGAAAGTTGAACATGACAGTATTGATTGgtaagcaacaaaataaactttgcATATCCTTTCGACTTTCCGATTAATAACACAATTGTTATACCCTGGGCTATAGTAAAAGTGACAATTGAGAGTGGCATTGAGAGTGAAGACTTACGGGATTCTCGGTAATGCGTTCGTAGTGCTCGACAACGAGACGATACCATAATATCCAGGCGATGCAAGTGCAGGCGAGGGAGGCAAAGAGATGCACATGGATGCGGATGCGAGTGCAGCGCAAGGATCTGTTGGATAAAACAAAGCGAATCATCATACTCAACTGCCAAACACGTATACAGAGAGAAGAAAATCTAGATCTTAAAAAGAAcaaacttaaaataagatttttaggttGAAACAAACTAGACTTTAATTgtaacttttaatattaaaaacatctaatttaaagattaaaatcttgaattGAGTTTGAATTTGGAATAAAAAGAAGATTGGAAATCttaattgaagaatttttcgatttaaatCTTGAAGATTTTTAGGTTGATAACATTTTAGAATGAGATTTTGTTAATCTATAATTGTTTTCAGTTTAAGAAAATCTTCTTTTCAGATcgaaatgattttaaattcaagaattttgtTCTCGTTGTATAAACGAgaaactaaaagaaaactttaaacctgtttttaatttttgttttattttaaacaatcattttataacgtttgatcttgatttaagattttgccTTCATGGttcaattttaacatttttccattcttgaaacaagatttgaatcttgaatttcaagattggGCAATCTAAATTTTTTGCAGATTTTCTATATTGACTTAAGATGTTAAGttttcttggttcaattttgacatgaaaacaattttgattcaagattttattgttgattttaacACGTTTCAGTGAATGCATAATTTACGTACTTAAAGCCCAAAAATATGATGATCGATATGAGCAAAGCCAGCAAGGAGAGCGCATAACCCTTCACATACAATTCGTTGACGAATTGGCGAAACTGTAAATCGAATCGTATAGAGTAGAATATGAATAGCGAATGAAtcgttttcttattttatgtGCGTGTCTCACCTCCATGTCCTCGTAGTCGACACAGTTGGTGTAGTTCGACCAGATTTGATTGCTCTCTGGATGACGATACCACGAGCCATTCTCTAAACAACTGCACGATGATAGACAAGCCAAATAGTTGATGATGTAATGCAAAAATTGTGTGGTTAATCAACTTATTAAGTGATTCATTCATTCGCttattattcattcattcattcattcattcatacaTTCATATGAGCATTCAGAGACGaaatttgattacatttaAACCGTCGAAGAGGTTAACAGCACTTTAATACATCACCACAAAATGtatcataaacaaaattgccatgaaattataattacttatTACTAAGATTTAGTTTGCAATTCAGCAAATAGCATTAAAAGCTGgtcaaattaaatatgctgAGGGTTACTattgttattttgaatattattgttGTCTATTACTAATTTAGCTGAAGAATATTTTAAGGACTTGTAAACTTTGGCTTATGAAAAAGCGAAGTCAAAGCTTAAAagctaattaaatgaaatatacgTTCAAGGTTCAATAACTCAGTTCGCTATACAGAAtttaaaagtacaaaattattattgattgcaactaaaatatttataacttaGCAGTAGAATATTTTGAAGGCTGCAGCATATAAAAAAGAGCTtatcaaaagcaaaattaacTTTGCCGTAAGCTATTCAAATGATTTGTTTTGAGTAGTTTCCTAAAAAACTGAGTTATTTGCTTGCGATTTTAAGTCtattattagttttaagtaaaatcttttaaattgaacaaaaaaaaaaactccttAAAAGTCGTAAGATATAAAAACTTAATACAGTTCGCTGCTTTAAATTATTAGCATAAACTTGGCATATAAACTAAAGCCAAatcaatatgaatataatttttttttacttctgGTTTAGCATATCTTCTTTTTGCCAAAATTTAGCTAAGTTTTTaaactaaaagaaatttaatttcacaatagtTTTCATGCTTAATGATTAGGATTTCAGTTTAAAAACTTAGCTGAAACTTGGCACTAAAAATATGTGCAAAAGCTAACGAAATGTTGAATACAATTTGCAGGTATGTTAactacactgagagaaaaaaatttagatttaaaGGTAGATGCAAGTCTTGAATCAAGaacttttcgatcttaaaaaaaaaaacaatcttgaaaGAAGATTTAAGAAAGATTAAAtctaaattttgcattttaggATTCAAAACATCTGATTTGAAACctaaaatcttgatttaagaatgttttatttttagattgaaAATATGAGTTCAAATGttgatttaagaactttttGATGTTAAAGAAAAGagttttgttcttgtttcataaaatgttaaaattgatttgtttcccctttttttaagcaagattataatcttgaattttaaGATTGAACAATCtaggatttatttttttaaattgtgattttgatttaagaatgaactttcttggttcaattttgacatcatATACaccttttaatttttttctgtgtagtttttgctatttatttgtGCAGAAACCGAAGGTTTTTctttgtgttattgttgttattattgaacTCACGTTTTGTGGGCCAAAAACTTGGTATTGAATCCCTCAACGAAGTCGGGACAAAATTGACTCAATACGGTGCCAGCTGGTGTGCGTGGCCAGCAGAGATAGCCATCAAAGTTGACGGGACAATAGAGGCGCTCGGTTTCgctattgttgatgttgttattcgcatagttgttgttggggaTTGAATGCTGATTTGTAGCCATTGTTGCGGTTTGTATCGTGGCATAAAGCTCACTCATGCTCGCCGACTGCTCATCGACATTCTGCATATCAATCGTGCCCTCATTGAGCATCGCCTGCTCCAAGTAGCGTGGCGCATGTGGCTGCAGCTCCCCATCATCCGACTCATCATTGGAGTCTGCAAGGAGAAGTGAgagtgatgtgtgtgtgtgtgtgtgtgtgtggggattGATTGTTGGGTGCTAACCTGTTGATGTCTGGTATGTTGACGTCTCATTCTGATAGCGATAGACACACTCGGCATACAAATGCCGCAGAAATGTGCGTAGATTATCCTGCGGCTGTGCTGACATCCTCGCATCCAGACTTGTCGAGTTCAGTGCTGAAAACAGAGCGAGACTGAGCTGCGTGCTTGACTCTAGATAACTCAGTTATGCTTCGCAAGTCAAAGagttgttgctttgctctcGGTTGAAATGTCTAtttgtttatacccgctaaccataaggttaatctagtatattttgaactctatggtatatttcgaatgtagtataTTCCGCATGTagtactttatcgatatactaaatatatccATTAGTATATTCAAGTATTTTTTCGAATgtagtatatttcgaatgcagtactttatcgatatactaaatatatccATTAGTATATTCAAGTATTTTTTCGAATGTTGTACCTCATCGATATACCAGATATagtatttaatgcattttagtatttttgcggtatatttatgGGTAGCTTAAGGTTGAAAGGTATTAAGTATTAGTGCCCGTagaaaatatatcgatataccaaatatagcctttggtagtatttagtatttttgtggtatatttatggtatgttttaaaaatatagttaaaaCGTCTatacccataaggtagaaagcaaaacagtgcggtattataatataaatattccacataatataccaaaaaatactaaagatcagatttggtatatagatgaGGTACTATATTCGAAAGTACTCCATCGGTATACCATTTATAGCCTTCGGTACtatttaagcatttttgtggtattatttggtattttctttgcttttattttaaatgggtTCCGGGTGTCTCACAATCGAGTACACTctattgtagctttcttacttgttataagAATCAGATCCATTTCTTTAGTTTCAGATTTTTGTACTCTCAACTAACTTTTTAGATTAAAATTCTTAGCAGTAAGACAAAATCTTGATTTCAGAACTTTACAGCAATGTTCACTTCGAAGCTTAaacagttgaaattttaattcaaatatatatattataaattcatcTTCGCTCtcttaatgcaattttaagaTTTCAATTCTTAGTATCAAGAAGGAAATCTTGATTTCATAAGTTCAGAGCTTGTGTTCCACCCACATTACAAATCCCACGGAGCGACAACATAATTATCcgcattcatattcatattcgtaATCGGATTCGCAGCATGCAAATGCAGAGTGAAGCGTTTGCTAGTTGTGGTTTATTTAGcgtttgcaattaatttgcagtcTGTAGCGAAGCGTTAACGCACTCAGCTCACATGTCTGCTGTTGGCCATGGCCAACAAAGGTTGGCAATCTGTTGACCTGGGGATATTCGagagcaacagagagagagagagagagagagtgcatCATCTGCATACGAAACTGATGTGTGTGGATAGCGTTGACAACAGATGGCAATAAATCAGTTTATTGTCTAATTAATGAGCGTTCATTGCAGGCGTTTGCCGTTGGGTATTCGActtgtaattaaattgcagcAGCCACTGTAACAGCGGCGGCTTAAATGCACAACAGCGCtcctgttttctgttttcctgCCATCGAtcgagacacacacacacacacacacacacacactgacacacacacacacctacacactcGACACACATGCTTGACTGAGCTGCTGCACAAGTTTCTTGTCTaactttgttatatttttaatcaaaactcATTTCGCTTGATTGAGTTTTAACACTAACAatatctctctcactctctctctcgctctcttgctTGCTGAGCCAATTTGGTTAATGCAaaagcacagaaaaaaaacgaagaaataTGCCAACGAAATGGGGAAATGGGAAAGCGAGCTGCAAGTCAGAGGCAACGTGACGtatgcttaatttattttttacccGCTGTCAGATAGTTTGGGCATCATAgttaccaaaaataaaaacgcaaGCCCAGCATAAAAAAAGCAATGTTAAAAATACATGAGCTTACACGTATGCTACTTTTTGGCATACCCTGTAGTCGGAGGCAGAAGcgggtatatacaataactttataatataccaaagtattaTTATGAagtaatgaaataataatcgATGTCTACTGACTTTATTATTGTAGTCTGGAATTTAGTTCTAAGctgcaattataataaataaatgaaaataaaagaaaacatatatatatatatgatgcaatgaaagtattttaatataccaaatatgccaaaatataTGAGCTAGTATTTTGTAAGCCTCAAGGCTAagttgctttgattttgttattgtactAAAGTATTTAGTTCTAAGCTTTACAAAGTAAAAAAGATTTAGTAAACTAAAAGAAtagaagcaaaacagtgcggctttaactttaaaatataccaaatgaatataccacaaaaatactcaaagtataccaaagattctatttataatgatatagtactacattcaaaatagatttatcaacattttggacattttattttaagtaattctTCAGCGAAATTAATGTGAGTTGGTAACAAAATTTCCTAATTtcaagaatttaaataaaaggcaAACTTCTTCTCAAAAAACAgggtatattaaattacaaactaATTGCCTTTACTCCCTTTTCTGTAGTCGAAAATCGAAAGCAGAACTTTGAGCGAAAAAGTTGATAATCTCATCAAatgtttttggtaaatttAGCAACTATGTTATGTTATAATCGCCTCTCTATGGAGATGTTTGAAATTAAAGCAGAAATTGgctttataaattaaatcgaagatttatgcaaaacaattttgagtttgagttgcaGATGTTGCCCAACGCGAGTAATTGCAAACCAACACaatacataaattacaaaagagTCGCTTGCTTAGaagttcattttaattgcaaagaGACAATTGCAGTTGTGAAAGTCGAATGAATGCGAAGTGAGAAGTGCAACAGGCAACTTAAGAAGTGCATAATTCACTTAGAAAGCCTTTTGTTGATggtagtatgtgtgtgtgtgtgtgtgtggccagcTGCTTGGCAATTAGTTGGCCCATCAGTTGTCAGGGCGCAGCATTTTGTTATTAGTTGCATACAATTAATGTGCGCTAATTCAATTCActcacattacgcatacgtcaCGTGCAACGCACAGTCACGTTCCACTTCCcatccctccctctctctctctttctctctctttcttgctttAGTGTGCTATTGAAATCTCATATTATCCTTGCATACAACCCCCGAGGAGCATTAGCTTTGTCCAGCTGTTGTGAACCTcttttctcgctctctctctctctctctctctctccctctctggcTGTGGAaactaaagctaaagccaaagccaactgTTGTAATTGCCATGTAGACAGTTTAAGCTACGCCCAACAACatgaaatacaaaactttATTGCTCtcttattattactatttctttttttttcccccctTTGCTTTATGGTAGCAGTATTTTGAGCTTTGCATAGTTATAATAGCGCTCTGATTGCAGCTTTAGGGCTGCGAAATTTGCATGAAACTGCAAACGGGTTGCGTATTTATTTCccttttttccctttttgtttttgttttgtttttgacaCTGGGATAGCCCAAAAGAGAATGCATGCACAGATATTGGTAGCTAAAATCAACACAAATACATGTATGTTACACAAAGGGCTtgatatgcaattaaaatgggCATCAACAGCATGATTTTAGTTTGGTTGCAGAAATTAAAGTGGTTATTGTGAAATGATTGGATAGAgggcaacaaaattaaaaatggattTATGAACTTAATCTACTTAAgatgaaaaaataattgcaaaaatattattacaatttaaaacaagttCACTTGtaataatactaattttcTCAGaatttttatactatatattatatttggtatttttagttgGTAGTTTTAAGtagtttaaaatgtatttttgtatttgttaaaaatatgtttgtaaTTTGAAACAAAGTTACTTGTAATGTTTATTTGCCTCTTTTATGATGAGTTTcttagtattattatatactgtattttaagtatttttaagttaattaaaaagttattgcaattgaaaacaagTTAACTTGTTAAGTTTATTTGCCTAGTATCGTAGTATTGTagcatattaagtattttgaagtaattaaaaatgtctttttctttttaacaaacttattattatagtGTAAAGCAATt
This region includes:
- the LOC133849167 gene encoding calcitonin gene-related peptide type 1 receptor, producing the protein MSAQPQDNLRTFLRHLYAECVYRYQNETSTYQTSTDSNDESDDGELQPHAPRYLEQAMLNEGTIDMQNVDEQSASMSELYATIQTATMATNQHSIPNNNYANNNINNSETERLYCPVNFDGYLCWPRTPAGTVLSQFCPDFVEGFNTKFLAHKTCLENGSWYRHPESNQIWSNYTNCVDYEDMEFRQFVNELYVKGYALSLLALLISIIIFLGFKSLRCTRIRIHVHLFASLACTCIAWILWYRLVVEHYERITENPPWCIALHLVVHYFMLVNYFWMFCEGLHLHLVLVVVFVKDTIVMRWFKILSWLSPLLFVIPYGIARHFSANDNQHCWINDSLYLWIFSVPITLSLLASFIFLINVLRVIVRKLHPQSAQPAPLAIRKAVRATIILVPLFGLQHFLLPYRPDAGTQLDRFYQLLSVVLVSLQGFVVSFLFCFANHDVTFAIRTLLNKWMPSLVAPPPAGSNTGQLATTTPSRELGV